Proteins encoded in a region of the Limanda limanda chromosome 17, fLimLim1.1, whole genome shotgun sequence genome:
- the srebf1 gene encoding sterol regulatory element-binding protein 1, protein MDSLSFDDPSLDNLESTLTLNDPSELDTALLSDIDDMLQLINNQDMEFGGLFDNPPYTEPPLPQELPGLTQPITPAAPPTTTTTTTPPPTSSILSSNPHLDALLGPPITRSSSTPDKAFQPPTFQQSPLAQVPSSTPRQQPASPQPAQTLRQPQVSQPQPILSPSPPAQAASPHGSPGTSPVFSSTPQALFSSPSTQTPFTSPSPQTPFTSPSPQTPFTSPAPQTPFTSPSPQTLFTSPAPQTSFISSTPQTPMQPQPQTQHQAQAQSQQVRSNFSSPNIYTTVSPTSISIPANSLSSSPPGLQPVTIHAQLQGLTTTASLLATTTSQPTQTIAQHVQQVPVLLQPQFIKAESLLLTTLKHDPCIVTTMASSTSLANSNPVQSHSIQAFMGNGTILTTMPVMMDADKLPINRIAISGKPLGLPHKGEKRTAHNAIEKRYRSSINDKILELKDLVSGAEAKLNKSAVLKKAIDYIRYLQQTNQKLKQENMALKMVAQKNKSLKDLVAMEVDGPADVKNELPTPPASDVGSPTSFSHCGSDSEPDSPMGEETTPTTGAVDKSTAGSSAGGMLDRSRMALCTFTFLFLSLNPLAALLCSSGSSSAGSAAAGTAHHAGRSVLGVDIAAESWGWMDWMLPTILVWLLNGILVSGVLIRLLVYGEPVTRPHSGSSVLFWRHRKQADLDLARGDYAQASQNLWTCLKALGRPLPISQLDLACAALWSLLRFCLQRVWVGRWLAARAGGLRSDRPLQEDACKSSRDAALVYHRLHQLHMTGKLNGSHLSAVHMALSAVNLAECSGSCLPVATLAEVYVSAALRVKASLPRILHFTSRAFLSSARQACLSTSGSVPPAMQWLCHPLGHRFFVDGDWAIRSTPKESIYSQAGNTVDPLAQVTQAFREHLLEKALYCVAQPHGETSPRQGEGEYADALQYLQLLISSSDAAGATSQSFAIGSNMATVTGCDPHSKWWSSVAVVIINWLQGDDAAAERLYPTVEHLPRSLQNAESLLPKACLNTFRAVRALLSKPENCQMSLSYSDKASAVLRDSLNLGPHCHSSSLDKVIQLLLCDLLLVMRTNVWRLQQQGAGPAGSGPVGTSGPAGPHQASPPELQGFQQDLSSLRKLAHTFRPAMRRLFLHEATARLMAGASPTRTHQLLDRSLRRRATPGAKTEECETRPGQREQAEAVMLACRYLPPSFLSAPGQRVGMLADAARTLEKLGDKRTLHDCQQMIIKLGSGTTVTNS, encoded by the exons atGGACAGCCTGTCCTTTGACGATCCCTCGCTGGATAACCTGGAATCGACGCTGACGCTGAACGATCCCAGCGAGCTTGACACGGCCCTGCTGAGCGACATTGATG ATATGCTTCAGCTCATCAACAACCAGGACATGGAGTTTGGAGGACTCTTTGATAACCCGCCATACACAGAACCCCCACTCCCTCAAGAGCTTCCTGGTTTGACCCAGCCCATCACACCAGCTGCCCctccaaccaccaccaccaccaccacacctcCACCTACCTCCTCCATCCTAAGCAGCAACCCCCACCTGGATGCACTTCTGGGCCCTCCCATCACCCGTAGCTCCTCCACCCCAGACAAGGCCTTCCAGCCTCCCACTTTCCAGCAGTCCCCCTTGGCCCAGGTGCCCAGCTCCACACCAAGGCAGCAGCCTGCGTCCCCCCAGCCGGCCCAGACCCTCAGACAACCCCAGGTGTCGCAGCCCCAGCCCATTCTCAGCCCGTCTCCGCCAGCCCAGGCTGCTTCACCCCATGGCTCCCCCGGAACCAGCCCAGTGTTCAGTTCCACGCCTCAGGCTCTCTTCAGCTCCCCTTCAACCCAGACTCCCTTCACCTCCCCTTCACCCCAGACTCCCTTCACCTCCCCTTCACCCCAGACTCCCTTCACCTCCCCTGCACCCCAGACTCCCTTCACCTCCCCTTCACCCCAGACTCTCTTCACCTCCCCTGCACCCCAGACTTCCTTCATCTCCTCTACACCCCAGACTCCCATGCAGCCCcagccacagacacaacacCAGGCCCAGGCTCAGTCTCAACAAGTCCGGAGTAACTTCAGCAGCCCCAACATCTACACAA CTGTCAGCCCCACCAGCATCAGCATACCGGCCAACAGTTTGTCCTCCTCGCCTCCAGGCCTCCAGCCGGTGACCATCCATGCTCAGCTCCAAGGTCTGACCACCACCGCTTCTCTGCTGGCCACCACCACAAGCCAGCCCACCCAAACCATCGCACAGCACGTTCAGCAAGTACCG GTGTTGCTGCAGCCCCAGTTCATCAAGGCGGAGTCTCTACTGCTGACCACCCTGAAACATGACCCCTGCATAGTCACTACAATGGCCTCCTCCACATCCCTGGCCAACAGCAACCCAGTACAAAGCCATTCAATACAA gCTTTTATGGGCAATGGCACCATCCTGACCACTATGCCAGTCATGATGGATGCTGACAAGCTCCCAATCAACCGCATCGCCATCAGCGGGAAGCCGCTTGGCCTGCCCCACAAGGGGGAGAAGCGCACCGCTCACAACGCCATCGAGAAGCGCTACCGCTCCTCCATCAACGACAAAATTTTGGAGCTCAAAGACCTGGTGTCTGGTGCTGAGGCCAAG CTCAACAAGTCTGCGGTGCTGAAGAAAGCCATCGACTACATCCGCTACCTGCAGCAGACCAACCAGAAACTCAAACAGGAGAACATGGCTCTTAAAATGGTCGCCCAGAAAAACA agtCTCTCAAAGACCTGGTTGCCATGGAGGTAGATGGTCCGGCTGATGTGAAGAACGAGCTGCCGACCCCGCCAGCTTCTGACGTGGGCTCTCCGACGTCTTTCTCACACTGTGGCAGTGACTCAGAGCCCGACAGTCCGATGGGGGAAGAGACCACG CCAACTACGGGTGCAGTTGACAAATCGACAGCAGGCAGCAGTGCTGGCGGAATGTTGGACCGTTCCCGCATGGCGCTCTGCACCTTCACCTTTCTTTTCCTGTCTCTCAACCCTCTGGCTGCTCTGCTGTGTTCGTCCGGCAGCAGCTCAGCTGGAAGCGCTGCGGCCGGCACCGCCCATCACGCAGGCAGGAGCGTTCTGGGTGTGGATATTGCag CGGAATCATGGGGCTGGATGGACTGGATGCTTCCAACTATACTTGTGTGGCTTCTGAATGGTATTCTGGTGTCGGGAGtcctgatccgtctgctggtgTATGGAGAACCTGTGACCAGACCCCACTCTGGATCCTCTGTTTTGTTCTGGAGGCACCGCAAGCAGGCTGACCTGGACCTTGCAAGA GGAGATTATGCCCAGGCCAGTCAGAACCTGTGGACGTGTCTAAAGGCTCTCGGTCGCCCCTTGCCCATCTCCCAGTTGGACCTGGCCTGTGCTGCATTGTGGTCTCTGCTCAGATTCTGCCTCCAGCGGGTCTGGGTGGGCCGCTGGCTTGCTGCTAGAGCCGGAGGCCTGCGTTCTGACCGCCCCCTGCAGGAGGATGCTTGCAAAAGCAGCCGCGACGCCGCCCTGGTTTACCACCGCCTGCACCAGCTTCACATGACAG GTAAATTGAATGGCAGCCACCTGTCAGCAGTGCACATGGCTCTGAGTGCAGTGAACCTGGCAGAGTGTTCTGGCTCCTGTCTGCCTGTAGCCACCCTGGCTGAGGTCtacgtctctgcagctctgcggGTCAAAGCCAGCCTGCCCAGGATCCTGCATTTCACCTCT CGTGCTTTCCTGAGCAGCGCCCGTCAGGCGTGCCTGTCGACCAGCGGCAGCGTGCCTCCGGCCATGCAGTGGCTCTGTCACCCGCTAGGTCACCGCTTCTTTGTGGACGGGGACTGGGCTATTCGCAGCACTCCCAAAGAAAGCATTTACAGCCAGGCCGGCAATACAG TGGATCCTCTGGCCCAGGTGACTCAGGCGTTCAGAGAGCACCTCTTGGAGAAGGCTCTGTACTGTGTGGCCCAGCCGCACGGAGAGACCAGTCCCCGCCAGGGCGAGGG gGAGTACGCCGATgccctgcagtacctccagcTGTTGATTAGCTCATCAGATGCTGCTGGCGCCACGTCCCAGTCCTTTGCAATCGGCTCCAACATGGCTACTGTGACTG GCTGCGACCCGCACTCCAAGTGGTGGTCTTCTGTTGCTGTGGTGATCATCAACTGGCTCCAAGGAGATGATGCTGCGGCGGAGAGACTCTATCCGACTGTGGAGCACCTGCCACGCAGCCTGCAGAATGCAGA gaGTCTTCTGCCCAAAGCGTGTCTGAACACATTCAGGGCAGTGCGAGCTCTGCTGTCCAAGCCAGAGAACTGTCAAATGAGTCTGAGCTACAGCGACAAGGCCAGCGCCGTGCTCCGAGACAGCCTCAACCTAGGACCACACTGCCACAGCTCCAGCTTAGACaag GTCATCCAGTTGCTCCTGTGTGATCTGCTGTTGGTGATGAGGACCAACGTCTGGCGTCTGCAGCAACAAGGGGCCGGTCCCGCGGGGTCCGGGCCGGTGGGCACCAGCGGTCCAGCGGGACCCCACCAGGCCTCTCCCCCGGAGCTCCAGGGCTTTCAGCAAGATCTCAGTTCCCTACGCAAGCTGGCGCACACCTTCAGACCTGCAATGCGACGA tTGTTTCTGCATGAAGCCACAGCCAGGCTGATGGCGGGGGCCAGTCCCACCCGCACACATCAGCTGCTGGACCGCTCGCTGCGGCGCCGAGCGACCCCCGGAGCCAAGACAG aggagtGCGAGACGCGACCTGGCCAGCGGGAGCAGGCGGAGGCCGTGATGCTGGCGTGCCGCTACCTCCCGCCCTCCTTCCTGTCGGCTCCCGGCCAAAGGGTGGGCATGCTGGCAGACGCAGCCCGCACCCTGGAGAAGCTGGGAGACAAGCGGACCCTCCACGACTGCCAGCAAATGATCATCAAGCTGGGCAGCGGCACCACGGTCACCAACAGCTAG
- the LOC133023392 gene encoding TOM1-like protein 2 isoform X1, whose translation MEFLLGNPFSTPVGQCVERATDGGLQNEDWTLNMEICDIINETEEGPKDSMRALKKRLSGNKNYREVMLALTVLETCVKNCGHRFHAQVANRDFIDGTLVKIISPKTNPPTIVQDKVLSLIQAWADAFRSSPDLTGVVHIYEELKRKGIEFPMADLDALSPIHTPQRGTPEVDPAMIKYLAPTPPAAAAPKPAPTPVPAPQVSNVAGPITATAEQIARLRSELDVVRGNIKVMSEMLTEMVPGQEGASDLELLQELNRTCRAMQQRVVELISRVSNEEVTEDLLHVNDDLNNIFLRYERYERYRSGRAAQNNGMLNEATEDNLIDLGPGSPAVVTPRNTSSPPPRSTAGATASPSHNPTTASLSTTLAGLDVGSDSVSGTLSSLPSHNRDDFDMFAQTRSSSLAEQRKNVKYEDPQALGGLASALDVRQQNAGGKGDATEEGVTSEEFDKFLEERAKSTDTAASPTGANPAHPARAPAGSHKKAERTEDALFAL comes from the exons ATGGAGTTTCTACTCGGGAACCCGTTCAGCACTCCCGTGGGTCAGTGTGTAG agAGGGCCACAGATGGAGGCCTGCAGAACGAGGACTGGACCCTCAACATGGAAATCTGTGATATCATAAATGAGACAGAAGAAGG GCCAAAAGATTCCATGCGGGCACTGAAGAAGAGACTCAGCGGCAACAAGAACTACAGAGAAGTGATGCTGGCGCTAACG gtATTGGAAACATGTGTGAAGAATTGCGGCCACAGGTTTCATGCCCAGGTCGCAAACAGAGATTTCATCGATGGCACTTTGGTCAAAATCATCTCTCCCAAAACCAATCCTCCAACGATCGTACAAGACAAAGTGCTGTCGCTCATACAG gcCTGGGCTGATGCCTTCAGGAGTAGCCCTGATCTTACTGGGGTGGTTCATATTTatgaggagctgaagaggaaaggcATTGAATTCCCAATGGCAGACCTGGACGCATTGTCTCCAATTCACACGCCACAGAGG GGTACCCCTGAGGTGGACCCAGCAATGATCAAGTACCTAGCCCCTACACCCCCTGCTGCCGCGGCTCCGAAACCTGCCCCGACCCCTGTTCCTGCCCCACAGGTCTCCAACGTGGCCGGTCCCATCACAGCAACAGCTGAACAG ATTGCCCGGCTGCGCAGTGAGTTGGATGTAGTGAGAGGAAACATCAAAGTCATGTCAGAGATGCTAACAGAGATGGTTCCCGGCCAGGAAGGTGCCTCtgacctggagctgctgcag GAGCTGAACAGGACGTGCAGGGCCATGCAGCAGAGGGTGGTCGAGCTGATTTCACGTGTCTCTAATGAGGAAGTGACCGAGGACCTCCTCCACGTCAACGACGACCTCAACAATATTTTCCTCCGCTATGAGAG GTATGAGAGATACAGATCGGGTAGAGCCGCACAGAACAACGGG ATGTTGAATGAGGCCACAGAGGACAACCTGATAGACCTGGGCCCAGGCTCCCCTGCTGTGGTCACGCCCAGGAACACATCCAGCCCTCCACCGCGCTCCACTGCAGGGGCCACTGCCTCCCCATCCCATAACCCCACTACAGCATCGCTCTCCACCACACTAGCTGGCCTAG ATGTAGGTTCGGACAGCGTGAGTGGGACCCTGTCGTCTCTACCAAGCCACAACCGGGATGACTTTGACATGTTCGCCCAGACCAGGAGTAGCTCTCTGGCTGAACAGCGCAAGAA TGTAAAGTATGAGGACCCGCAGGCTCTGGGTGGCCTGGCCTCAGCTTTGGATGTGAGACAGCAGAACGCAGGAGGG AAAGGGGATGCCACTGAGGAAGGGGTGACCAGCGAAG AGTTTGATAAGTTCCTGGAGGAGCGAGCGAAGTCTACAGACACCGCTGCATCTCCCACGGGAGCTAACCCTGCTCACCCAGCCCGAGCCCCTGCTGGCTCCCACAAGAAGGCTGAACGGACGGAAGACGCCCTGTTTGCCTTGTAG
- the LOC133023392 gene encoding TOM1-like protein 2 isoform X2 yields the protein MEFLLGNPFSTPVGQCVERATDGGLQNEDWTLNMEICDIINETEEGPKDSMRALKKRLSGNKNYREVMLALTVLETCVKNCGHRFHAQVANRDFIDGTLVKIISPKTNPPTIVQDKVLSLIQAWADAFRSSPDLTGVVHIYEELKRKGIEFPMADLDALSPIHTPQRGTPEVDPAMIKYLAPTPPAAAAPKPAPTPVPAPQVSNVAGPITATAEQIARLRSELDVVRGNIKVMSEMLTEMVPGQEGASDLELLQELNRTCRAMQQRVVELISRVSNEEVTEDLLHVNDDLNNIFLRYERYERYRSGRAAQNNGMLNEATEDNLIDLGPGSPAVVTPRNTSSPPPRSTAGATASPSHNPTTASLSTTLAGLDVGSDSVSGTLSSLPSHNRDDFDMFAQTRSSSLAEQRKNVKYEDPQALGGLASALDVRQQNAGGLRVKGDDNPADQELPIDSWLITQGMIPVSQSSVMDDIEEWLCADVKGDATEEGVTSEEFDKFLEERAKSTDTAASPTGANPAHPARAPAGSHKKAERTEDALFAL from the exons ATGGAGTTTCTACTCGGGAACCCGTTCAGCACTCCCGTGGGTCAGTGTGTAG agAGGGCCACAGATGGAGGCCTGCAGAACGAGGACTGGACCCTCAACATGGAAATCTGTGATATCATAAATGAGACAGAAGAAGG GCCAAAAGATTCCATGCGGGCACTGAAGAAGAGACTCAGCGGCAACAAGAACTACAGAGAAGTGATGCTGGCGCTAACG gtATTGGAAACATGTGTGAAGAATTGCGGCCACAGGTTTCATGCCCAGGTCGCAAACAGAGATTTCATCGATGGCACTTTGGTCAAAATCATCTCTCCCAAAACCAATCCTCCAACGATCGTACAAGACAAAGTGCTGTCGCTCATACAG gcCTGGGCTGATGCCTTCAGGAGTAGCCCTGATCTTACTGGGGTGGTTCATATTTatgaggagctgaagaggaaaggcATTGAATTCCCAATGGCAGACCTGGACGCATTGTCTCCAATTCACACGCCACAGAGG GGTACCCCTGAGGTGGACCCAGCAATGATCAAGTACCTAGCCCCTACACCCCCTGCTGCCGCGGCTCCGAAACCTGCCCCGACCCCTGTTCCTGCCCCACAGGTCTCCAACGTGGCCGGTCCCATCACAGCAACAGCTGAACAG ATTGCCCGGCTGCGCAGTGAGTTGGATGTAGTGAGAGGAAACATCAAAGTCATGTCAGAGATGCTAACAGAGATGGTTCCCGGCCAGGAAGGTGCCTCtgacctggagctgctgcag GAGCTGAACAGGACGTGCAGGGCCATGCAGCAGAGGGTGGTCGAGCTGATTTCACGTGTCTCTAATGAGGAAGTGACCGAGGACCTCCTCCACGTCAACGACGACCTCAACAATATTTTCCTCCGCTATGAGAG GTATGAGAGATACAGATCGGGTAGAGCCGCACAGAACAACGGG ATGTTGAATGAGGCCACAGAGGACAACCTGATAGACCTGGGCCCAGGCTCCCCTGCTGTGGTCACGCCCAGGAACACATCCAGCCCTCCACCGCGCTCCACTGCAGGGGCCACTGCCTCCCCATCCCATAACCCCACTACAGCATCGCTCTCCACCACACTAGCTGGCCTAG ATGTAGGTTCGGACAGCGTGAGTGGGACCCTGTCGTCTCTACCAAGCCACAACCGGGATGACTTTGACATGTTCGCCCAGACCAGGAGTAGCTCTCTGGCTGAACAGCGCAAGAA TGTAAAGTATGAGGACCCGCAGGCTCTGGGTGGCCTGGCCTCAGCTTTGGATGTGAGACAGCAGAACGCAGGAGGG CTGAGGGTAAAAGGGGATGATAACCCAGCAGATCAGGAGCTGCCCATAGACAGCTGGCTTATTACCCAAGGAATG ATCCCTGTATCGCAGTCCTCTGTCATGGATGACATAGAGGAGTGGCTCTGTGCTGACGTG AAAGGGGATGCCACTGAGGAAGGGGTGACCAGCGAAG AGTTTGATAAGTTCCTGGAGGAGCGAGCGAAGTCTACAGACACCGCTGCATCTCCCACGGGAGCTAACCCTGCTCACCCAGCCCGAGCCCCTGCTGGCTCCCACAAGAAGGCTGAACGGACGGAAGACGCCCTGTTTGCCTTGTAG
- the drc3 gene encoding dynein regulatory complex subunit 3, giving the protein MGWQCGAAQPILMDEELVQKAVDEQTPRDQAGRIARAEGIHLNEVLTIRLDFRHILKIDNLWDLTSLTKLYLNNNLIERIEGLDRLVNLTWLNLSFNRIERIEGLESLRKLEYLNLSNNRISVIENMGEFENLSHFYISNNLLEQLDNVLSLRKFKKLFDINLSGNPLSKEDGYSYFIAAFFPNLTCLDFRLLSEEKKKEASIKHYLAVEKMRQEEVQKQQADDAEQSQEAELQLHTDAFVENLDGSNLFKSMFKDDPEAETLRCVTGVAHLLQTFEHQMGELCEQLLEIGLAEHKRREAEVNSFLSGHTKMVTDYQKKASQVLVEFEQQHKETMVELRQLTDPDKLHVKIGHCNYAIDQLSDSLMSLELKLNSQLQDIIKEFDINISDMVGSFTETVQGIFAQFRDLEDAYHQKVREIALATLEKVASDSVGEDMSGDVRWLFTDKNMVMDALATGHDNHLLKISDREAQCVTRVEAWKVSLVKGTQDKERKRNHTCLSDTLKYIDHLREQLEEFQWQDL; this is encoded by the exons ATGGGCTGGCAGTGTGGTGCAGCTCAGCCCATTTTGATGGATGAGGAGCTTGTGCAGAAGGCAGTTGATGAACAAACTCCTCGAGATCAAGCTGGGAGAATTGCCAGGGCGGAGGGAATACATCTCAATGAAGTCCTCACAATACGTCTGGACTTCAGAC ACATCCTGAAGATTGACAACTTATGGGACCTCACATCCTTGACCAAGCTTTATCTAAACAACAACTTGATAGAGAGGATTGAGGGCCTGGACCGTCTGGTGAATCTAACATGGCTCA ATCTGTCGTTCAACAGAATAGAAAGAATTGAGGGTCTGGAGTCTCTGCGGAAGCTTGAATATCTGAATTTGTCCAACAACAGAATCTCTGTCATTGAAAACATGGGTGAATTTGAGAATCTCTCTCATTTCTACATCTCAAACAACCTCCTTGAACAACTggataat GTGCTCTCCCTCAGGAAATTCAAGAAACTGTTCGACATCAACCTATCTGGAAATCCTCTCTCAAAGGAGGATGGATACAGTTACTTCATTGCTGCCTTCTTTCCAAACTTGACGTGCCTAGACTTCAGATTACTTAGTGAGGAGAAA aaaaagGAAGCATCTATCAAACACTACCTAGCCGTCGAGAAAATGAGACAAGAAGAGGTGCAGAAACAACAAGCCGATGATGCTGAGCAAAGCCAGGAAGCAGAACTCCAATTACACACA GACGCCTTTGTGGAAAACCTCGATGGATCCAATCTGTTTAAGAGCATGTTCAAAGACGATCCAGAAGCGGAGACACTACGTTGTGTGACAGGAGTGGCTCATCTGCTTCAAAC ATTTGAGCATCAAATGGGGGAACTGTGTGAGCAGTTACTTGAAATAGGCTTGGCAGAGCATAAACGAAGAGAGGCAGAGGTAAACTCCTTCCTCAGCGGTCACACAAAGATGGTGACAGACTACCAGAAGAAAGCATCACAGGTTTTGGTAGAATTTGAGCAGCAACACAAAGAG ACGATGGTGGAGCTCAGGCAGTTAACAGACCCAGACAAGCTGCATGTCAAGATCGGTCACTGCAACTATGCAATCGACCAGCTCTCAGACAGCCTAATGTCACTGGAGCTTAAGCTCAATAGCCAGTTACAG gaCATCATCAAAGAGTTTGACATCAACATCTCTGACATGGTTGGCAGCTTCACTGAAACTGTGCAAGGGAT ATTTGCCCAATTTCGAGATCTGGAGGATGCTTATCATCAGAAAGTGCGAGAAATTGCTTTGGCAACTCTGGAGAAAGTGGCCTCGGACAGCGTGGGAGAGGACATGTCAGGTGACGTTAGATGG CTgtttacagacaaaaacatggtGATGGACGCACTGGCCACCGGCCACGATAACCACCTGCTGAAGATCAGTGACAGAGAGGCTCAGTGTGTTACACGTGTCGAGGCCTGGAAAGTGTCCCTGGTTAAAGGG ACTCAAGACAAAGAACGTAAGCGGAACCACACTTGCCTCTCAGACACCCTCAAGTATATCGACCATTTGcgggagcagctggaggagttCCAGTGGCAAGATCTTTGA